The region ATATATCGGCGATTTCCATTATCCCGGCCTTTATAGCCTGCACGTCATCGCCAAACCCCGGTACAAGAACCACTACCACCATATCAGCTACTTTTACTATGTCTATTTCCGTTTGCCCTACTCCGACTGTTTCGATGATTATGTAATCCATGCCAAAAGCCTCAAGGACATTAACAGCGTCGTAAGTTGCTTTTGCTATGCCTCCAAGGGAACCTCGACTTGCCATGCTTCTTATAAAAATACCCGGGTCAAGGGTTAATTCCTGCATCCTTATTCGATCTCCGAGTAGTGCGCCGCCTGTAAAAGGGCTGGTGGGGTCTACGGCTATAATCCCCACCGTTTTTCCCTTTTCTCTCATTTTTTTGGCAAGTTCATTTACTAAACTGCTTTTCCCCGCTCCCGGAGGCCCTGTTATACCTATAACGATAGAATTTCCCGTGTACTTGTAAAGTTTTTTGAGAGCATCTGTAGCTGTTGGGTCTTCTCTTTCTATAAGAGTTATAAGCCTTGCCGCAGCTCTTTTGTCTTTTTTAAGTATTCCATCTACTAACTCCAAATTTCACACCCCTAACTTATTTCTTTACGTTGTTTTTTATGAATTCTATTATTTGAGAAATAGGAGTGCCAGGGGTGAATACTTCGGCGATACCGCATTTTTTAAGGAAAGGAATATCATCGTGGGGTATTACTCCGCCGCCGATTACAAGTATATCGTCGATTCCCTTTTCCTTCAAAAGTTCCATTATCCTTGGGAAAAGTACGTTGTGAGCACCAGATAGTATAGAAAGGCCTATTACATCTACATCTTCCTGTATAGCTGCTTCCACAATCTGTTCGGGAGTTTGGCGCAGCCCAGTGTAAATAACTTCCATGCCTGCGTCGC is a window of Caldanaerovirga acetigignens DNA encoding:
- the meaB gene encoding methylmalonyl Co-A mutase-associated GTPase MeaB — encoded protein: MELVDGILKKDKRAAARLITLIEREDPTATDALKKLYKYTGNSIVIGITGPPGAGKSSLVNELAKKMREKGKTVGIIAVDPTSPFTGGALLGDRIRMQELTLDPGIFIRSMASRGSLGGIAKATYDAVNVLEAFGMDYIIIETVGVGQTEIDIVKVADMVVVVLVPGFGDDVQAIKAGIMEIADIFAVNKSDREGADKLVTEIEMMLDLSQNELDLRPPIVKTVATSGIGIDELEAKISEHLSYIQNKGVLEQKRKEKTREKFMELIKFHISKIIFQEKGNIIENLLKDISNKVTDPYTALEKLLQCILKGE
- a CDS encoding cobalamin B12-binding domain-containing protein, with product MQCERTIRVLIAKPGLDGHDRGAKVIARALRDAGMEVIYTGLRQTPEQIVEAAIQEDVDVIGLSILSGAHNVLFPRIMELLKEKGIDDILVIGGGVIPHDDIPFLKKCGIAEVFTPGTPISQIIEFIKNNVKK